The window TTGAAGCGGAAATGGAAGATGTCGCCGTCGTTGACGACGTATTCCTTGCCTTCCTGACGCATCTTGCCGTTGTCCTTGGCGCCCTGCTCGCCGCCCAGCGTGACGTAGCTGTCGAAGTCGATGGTCTCGGCCCGGATGAAGCCGCGCTCGAAATCGGTGTGGATGACGCCCGCCGCTTCCGGGGCCTTGGCGCCGCGGCGCACGGTCCAGGCGCGGGCCTCTTTCGGGCCGACGGTGAAGAAGGTGATGAGGTCGAGAAGCTGGAAGCCGGCGCGGATCAGCTTGTTGAGGCCGGTCTCCTCCAGCCCGAGGGATTCCAGGAACTCCTGCTTCTCGGCGGCGTCGGAGAGCTGGGCGACCTCCGCCTCGATGGCGGCGGAGATGACGACCATGCCGGCGTTCTCGGCCTTGGCCTTCTCGGCGACCTTGGCGGTCAGGCTGTTGCCGGTGGCCGCTGAGGCCTCCTCGACGTTGCAGACGTAGAGGACCGGCTTGGCGGTCAGCAGCATGAACTGCTTGAAGACCGGCTTCTCCTCCTCGCTGACCTCGACGACGCGGGCGGGCTTACCGTCCTGGAGGACCTTTAGCGCGCGCTCCATCAGATCGGCCTTGATCTTGGAGTCCTTGTCGCCGCCCTTGGCTTTCTTCTGGAGGCTGGTGAGCTGGCGCTCCAGGCTCTCCATGTCGGCGAGCATCAGCTCCGTCTCGACCACCTCGGCGTCGCGCAGGGGATCGACGTTGCCTTCCACATGGGTGACGTCGTCGTCCTCGAAGCAGCGCAGGACGTGGACGATGGCGTCCACCTCGCGGATGTTGGCGAGGAACTGGTTGCCCAGACCTTCGCCCTTCGAGGCGCCGCGGATCAGGCCGGCGATGTCGACGAATTCGAGCTGGGTCGGGATGATCTTCTGCGACTTGGCGATGGCCGCCAGCTTGTCCAGCCGCGGGTCGGGCACGCCGACGCGGCCGACGTTCGGCTCCTTGGTGCAGAAGGGGAAGTTCGCCGCCTCGGCCGCCTGGGTGGCGGTCAGCGCGTTGAACAGGGTCGACTTGCCGACGTTCGGCAGGCCGACGATGCCGCAATTGAAGCCCATGGGGGTGCTCGCCGTCGGAAATCTCGGGAATTGGGGCGCTTTATCCTACGTGGAGCCGCAAAGCGCAAACGGGAAGTGGGGGTGGGCAGGGTTGACCGCCGCGTCCGGCGCGCGGGAGTCACCGCGGGCGGAACAGGAAGGGCACGGAGAAGACACGGTCCTGCGCCGTCAGGCCGGGCGGCGGGGTGGGGAAGGGAGACGCCTTGCGCACTGCGGCCAGGGCGGCGCGGTCCAGCGCCTCGTCGCCGCTCGACGTGAGGATGGTGGCGTCGAGCACCTCGCCCGCCGTGCCGAGGGTCAGCTTGACGGTGGCCTGCCCGCCGCCGACCACCTTCTCCGGCTTGTGCCGCCCGATCCAGGCCCAGACCTGCGCCCCGTAATCCACCATCGCGCCCCGGCTCGCGGAGACCGGCTCGACCGCCGCCGCCGCGTTGCGACCGGTTCCGGTTTCGGCGGATGGCGTCGGTGATGGGCTTGGGCCCGGTGCCATCTGCGGTTTCGGCGCCGCCTTGACGGGCGGCTTCGGCTTCGGCAACGGCTTGGGCGGCGGGGGAGGGGACGGTTCCGGTGCGGGTTCCGGGGTTGGCTCCCCCATCGGGGGCACCGGTTCGGGCGCCACCTCCGGCTCGGGTTCCGTGGCCAGTTCCGTGATCGGTTCCGGCTGCGGCTCGCTCTCAGGTGCGGCGGCCGCTGCCGGTGGCGGGCCGCTGTCCGCCTCGGACGCCACCAGCATCACCTCGATCACCGGCGTTATGGTGTCGTTGAGGCTGACGGCGCCGGTCTCCTCCGCGACCGTGCCGGGGGCCGCGCCGGCGGCGGACAGGAGGACGGCCAGGACGCCGGCGTGCAGCGTCCCGGACAGGGCGAGCGCCCCCAGCGGCCGGCGGGCCGGCTGGGGACGCCCATGCAGGCGGATCGCGCGCAAGGCGGGGGGCCTCGTCAGCCGGCCTCCATCAGAACGCCATGGTCAAGCCGAGGGTGAAGGACCGCCCCATGCCGGCCAGCGCGCCGATCGGCTGGCGGCTGCCGTTGGCGCGGAAATCGCCGTAATCGACGCCGCCCAGCGGCAGGTAATACTGGGCGTCGAACAGGTTCTCGATCCCGACGTCGGCGCGCAGATTGCCCCAGACGTAGCTGGTGCGCAGGTTGACCAGGGCGTAGCTGGGGGTTTCCGGCTCGTTCCGCGCGGAGTCGACCAAAGACTTGCGCCCGACCATCTGGAACTCCAGGACGCTGCTCCAGTCGCCCAGCCGGTGGCCGAGGTCGATCGTCCCGTTCAGCGGCATGATGTGATAGAGGTCGCGCCCGGTGTCGAGGTTGCGGCCGCGGACGTAGCTGACCACGGCGCCCACCGTGAACTCGCCCAGCCGCTCGTTCTGGTGGACGATGCTGCGGCCTTCGGCGTTGATGCCGTACAACTCCGCCGTGTGGTTGGCGAAGCGCAGCTGGACGAAGCCGTTTGACAAGGTGCCGATGCGGTCGGCGTCGATGAAGTTCTCGACGTGCGAATAATAGGGCGTGAGCTTGACCGACCAGCGCTTGGCCTCGGCGTCCTGCCAAGCGGCGGTGGCGCCGACCGTGTAGGCGGTTTCCGGCTTGAGGTCCGGGTTGCCGACATAGCCGTTGGCGTCGCCGTACCAGCCGATCATCGTGGAGGACATGCCCCCGGTGCCCCAGGCGAACCGCTCGTACAGGTTGGGCGAGCGGGTCTTGCGGGCGAAGCCCAGCTCATAGCGTTCCGACGCGGACGGCGCGAAGCGGAGCAGGGCGGTGGCGTCCATGTTCACGTCGGTCTTGGAGCGGTCACCGCGGTTGAAGGCCTGCGCCGCCGCAGCGTCCGGGTTCGCCATGCCCATCATGCCCATGCCGATCGTGTTGGCCCAGGAGTAGGGCTGGACCGGCCCGTTCTCCATCCACACCACGTCGTTGCGCACGCCGAGCAGCGAGGTCCAGGCCGGTGTCCAGCGCTTCTCCCACTCGGCGAAGGTGCCCAGCCGGTCGCGCCGCGCGTCGTTCAGGTTCACGAAGGTCAGCGGCGACATCATCGCCGCCCCGGCGACCGGCGGCCACCAGTCGTCGATGCGGTAGCGGACCAGCTCGTTGCCGACGCGCAGCGTGTCCTGCGCCGACAGCGGCACCTCCGCCGAGACGGCGTAGCCCATCTCGTGCGAGTCCGTGTTCATCGGCATGCCGCCGCGGTCGGCGCCGCCCTTGTCGTGCAGGAAGTTCATGGCGTGAACGGTGCGCTGCCAGAAGGCCCGGCCGTCCAGCGTGCCCCAGTCGAATTCGCCCTTGTAATGGCCGTTCAGGGTGG is drawn from Azospirillum brasilense and contains these coding sequences:
- the ychF gene encoding redox-regulated ATPase YchF; translated protein: MGFNCGIVGLPNVGKSTLFNALTATQAAEAANFPFCTKEPNVGRVGVPDPRLDKLAAIAKSQKIIPTQLEFVDIAGLIRGASKGEGLGNQFLANIREVDAIVHVLRCFEDDDVTHVEGNVDPLRDAEVVETELMLADMESLERQLTSLQKKAKGGDKDSKIKADLMERALKVLQDGKPARVVEVSEEEKPVFKQFMLLTAKPVLYVCNVEEASAATGNSLTAKVAEKAKAENAGMVVISAAIEAEVAQLSDAAEKQEFLESLGLEETGLNKLIRAGFQLLDLITFFTVGPKEARAWTVRRGAKAPEAAGVIHTDFERGFIRAETIDFDSYVTLGGEQGAKDNGKMRQEGKEYVVNDGDIFHFRFNV
- a CDS encoding energy transducer TonB family protein; the encoded protein is MRAIRLHGRPQPARRPLGALALSGTLHAGVLAVLLSAAGAAPGTVAEETGAVSLNDTITPVIEVMLVASEADSGPPPAAAAAPESEPQPEPITELATEPEPEVAPEPVPPMGEPTPEPAPEPSPPPPPKPLPKPKPPVKAAPKPQMAPGPSPSPTPSAETGTGRNAAAAVEPVSASRGAMVDYGAQVWAWIGRHKPEKVVGGGQATVKLTLGTAGEVLDATILTSSGDEALDRAALAAVRKASPFPTPPPGLTAQDRVFSVPFLFRPR
- a CDS encoding TonB-dependent receptor; amino-acid sequence: MIRLPTAASAANAPRLSNRLLASTALLTAILAALSALPAQAQPPHALPAVPVETETAPAATAPEKGLSRPLGAGTLDAAGIASRKLASPDAAALLRSLPGVSLYSAGGFSSLPALNGLADDRVRVQVDGMPMTAACANHMNAPLSYADPAVIGAIEAIAGVTPVSKGGDSIAGTVSVISKPAVYAQPSEPIHGEGILSTVYRSNGNGTTLSGTATAATERFSLRYTGAWSRADDYENGNGDKVRSTLYNVQNHALSASARKDGHEITLSGGYQYSPYSGFANQRMDMTLNRGTTLNGHYKGEFDWGTLDGRAFWQRTVHAMNFLHDKGGADRGGMPMNTDSHEMGYAVSAEVPLSAQDTLRVGNELVRYRIDDWWPPVAGAAMMSPLTFVNLNDARRDRLGTFAEWEKRWTPAWTSLLGVRNDVVWMENGPVQPYSWANTIGMGMMGMANPDAAAAQAFNRGDRSKTDVNMDATALLRFAPSASERYELGFARKTRSPNLYERFAWGTGGMSSTMIGWYGDANGYVGNPDLKPETAYTVGATAAWQDAEAKRWSVKLTPYYSHVENFIDADRIGTLSNGFVQLRFANHTAELYGINAEGRSIVHQNERLGEFTVGAVVSYVRGRNLDTGRDLYHIMPLNGTIDLGHRLGDWSSVLEFQMVGRKSLVDSARNEPETPSYALVNLRTSYVWGNLRADVGIENLFDAQYYLPLGGVDYGDFRANGSRQPIGALAGMGRSFTLGLTMAF